A stretch of DNA from Oncorhynchus keta strain PuntledgeMale-10-30-2019 chromosome 17, Oket_V2, whole genome shotgun sequence:
GGAGTTTTGAAATGCAACATCAGGGGTTGGATAGATTTTTCTCCTCTGCCATCGATCCTGTCAAGAGGCACCATACTGCTGGCTGAGCCTTTCATAGACTTCGACTAAACATGTGCAATGACTGTGTGCCAGCAGCAGCAGCGCAAGGCTCCTTCTATGCTTATGCACGAGTGAAGTGAGTTCGAGGAAAATGTCAAATATGCATCTCATAAATAGTTTCCCCATGCGCAACTTTTTATCTCCCCGAATCAAATAAGCTTCCCAAAAAATAACACGGTGATCGTTTATTTTGATTGACAATTTTTGTGCGTTCATCAGAATCCTCCGTCAGGTGGCCTGATTTCAGACGTGTCATGTAAAACAAGGTTATTAGGGAAatcgttcttcttgcaaagcattTCTGACACTGCCAGAACTTAAGCGTCAGACCTTAGACCCTGTCACAATGAACGAGCCAAGACGTCCGACAATCGTTTACGACCTGAGGATTTGCCCAAGATGCTCTCTCtccggcagagagagagagcgaaacaatATTTTATGGACTGGACATTTTGTGCTGCTTTGGTGGAATTCTCCACTCTGTCTGGCCTACAATCGTCTCTTGAGTTCTGTATATACCATATTTAAAGAAATAGGCTATAGCGAATGGGCAAAATGCTGAGCCAACATCTGTCGCATCACGATGTTGTCACGATCGACGATGCCTGTCAGTCATCGTCAATAGACGATGCTATCATAATATTCCCCAACCCTACAGTGAATATGGGAATATAAAGAGTCGATAGGTAATTGTTTCACCATGTGTTGCTAAGTAAGATTAACAATTGCTATAGTGCTGTAAGCAATCGTCCTTCATCTCCATAGCTCTGTGTGCCACGCAGTAATCTTCTCGTGCCATTTAACTGTGTATTCATCCATAATCCAAGTTGCGATTTGTCAGTGGTTCATGTAGTGAAAAAAACAGCCTCACGTGCCATCGTTCCAGATCAGATCTACACTGCAGCCACTTTTCCTGCCGTGCAACGCGTCTTTTTGATAGAGCTCTGtgactcttccctctctccctctctgccgctCTGTTCCCTGTTGGCTGGTGTGTAAAGGGGGGGATGTTATCTCTTCCTATCTGATCAGCTGCCACGTCACCCTGGCCTAATCTGTCCGTGCCCCCGTGGCGCTTGGCCATCTGTCAGAGCACATTGGGCTGTCGAGATTTGGGGGGGGGGATAACGAGAGGATCAGAATCCGGCACACGTCCGGGGcctgttttaaaaatatatttaaaaaatacaacaaaaaaaagaGCCCTCTGGAATCGGTGCGGTGATattggagagagagatgcaaCGGGATTGAGTGGTTCACCACCTTTTGactgtatagttttttttttatgtgagagagagactttcTTATGCCACGATTTTGCGGTCCCAGACAACATTTCTGCATCTTGGGCAAATGCTTAGGTCGTAAACGATTGTCGAGACGTCTTGGCTCGTTCGTTGTGACAGGGTCTAAGGTCTGACGATTAAGTTCTGTCAGTATCAGAAATGTTGAGCCTTTATCGTGTACTGTAGCTGGTATTACGAGCCGTTCCCGGGTGACTGACCAATAGAGACTGCTGGTACTGAGTATGCAGACATTAATATGATTATTGTGAATAGTCAGATTAATGTAATAGTTTGACAACGTTTACAAGCTTTTCAAGAAGAATGATTTCCCTAATAATCTTGTTTACatgacacatctgaaatcaggctacctgatggtaTTTTGATAAATGCACAAAATTGTCAATCAAAATAAACATTCaccatgttatttttgggaagcCTAGTTGATTCTGAGTTTGGACATGAAAAGTgaaagggcgagagagagaaagagaggcattCCCATCTGAGTGTCTCTCTGCTGACCGAGAATGGCAACGGGATTGAGAGCGCTGGTTCAACACCTTTGGCCTGTATTGTTTCATATCCACTATCCACTGTGACAGTTCCTTATGGCTGTTGGTGGGGATTTCAGGATGGCAGTGAGTTCTCTggttggaggagaaagggggggaggggggcggCTGCGGGCTAATGGCCAATAGGTCTAATTCTCTGGTTTCGGTTCTCTTAGGTTCTGTGAGTCCCCCACCAGCGACTTGGAGATGAGGAACGGCCGGGGCCGGGGGAAGAGGATGAGGCCTAACGGCAACACACCTGTCAACGAGAACAGCAACTCCTCAGACAACAAGGGCAGCGGCACCAGCAAGACGCGCGCCGCCAATAACAGCAGCAAGAGCCGGCGGGGCAGCCAGACGTCGTCGGAGCGCCGCACACCGCCCAACAGCAACACGGAGGATGTCAAGGCCAGCTCGTCGTCGGCCAACAAGCGCAAGAACAAGCCCGCCTCGGACATGGAGCCAAACTCCAGCTCTGAGGACACCAAGGGCAGCAAGCGCATGCGCACCAACTCCAACAGCGGCCCCAGAGGAGTGCCCCACACCGTCCTCCCCAGCATTCCCACCATTAAGGCAGAGCCCCTTCCCCCGCCACAACTCGACCGCAACTGCCCTTCGCCAGTGCTCATCGACTGCCCGCACCCCAACTGCAACAAGAAATACAAGCACATTAACGGCCTCAAGTACCACCAGGCCCGCGCCCACAACGACGATGACATGAAGTTGGACATGGATGGGGACAGTGAGTACGGAGAGGACTCCACTCTCCACCCCGATCCGGGCAGCTGCAACGGTGCCTCCATCTCTCAGAAGGGCTGCTTGTCCCCGGCCCGCTCAGTCACACCCAAGGGCAGGGGCTTCGAGGCCCAGACTCCATCGCCCTCCTCTGGGAAATTTGGCTCCAAGCAGAGTAAAAAGAAGCCCTGTGAGGCCGACCCGGAGGCAGTTGGTATGGCCATAGACGGCTGCGAAGACGGGCCCTGCCTAACAGATGAGGCCAGCAATGACGGCATGGACGACAAGAAAGACAGGGCCAAGAAGACGGGTAGCGGCTCCAAGGTGGACAAGCTGGCCCAGAAGGGCATGAAGTCAGCGCGGCCCATCGCCACTGCCATACCGCCCCAGCAGCTGTACTCCCTACAGACGGCCGGTGGCTTCCCTGCAGCCAGCCCCGGCTCCACCCCTGCCTTGGGGTCAGTGGTTCAGTCCATTCCCAAGAGCCCGCAGCTGAAAGCCATCCAGCCCAAGCCCTCGGCCCCGGGAGACCCCTCGTCTGTGAACCCAGCTCTGAGCGGCTCGAAGGACAAGAAGAAGAAAGACAAGAAGAAGAAAGAGgcgggaaaggagggagacagcCCCAAAGGGCTAGGGAAAGGGGGGAAGCCGGAAGAAGGCAAGAGCCCATACTCTGAATCCTCGGACCCGGGGAGCAAAGGTGATGGACTCCTGAATGGCTCATCGGACCCCCACCAGAGCCGGCTGGCCAGCATCAAGGCAGAGGCGGACAAGATCTACAGCTTCACTGACAACGCCCCCAGTCCATCCATCGGTGTGGCCAGCAGGATAGAGGCTGGAGGCATGGCCCAACCCCTCACCCCGCTCCACGTGGTCACGCAGAACGGAGCCGACAATTCCTCAGTGAAGACCAATAGCCCGGCCTACTCGGACATCTCAGACGCGGGCGAGGACGGCGAAGGTCGGGTGGAGGGCGCCAAAGGCATCAAGTCCGAGGAGCAGGCTATCCGAGAGAGTGCCAAGAAGGCCCTGTTCCCCGCCCAAACGCCCAGCAAGGAGTCCCCCTACTACCCCGGCTACGAGACCTACTACTCCCCGAACTACgccaatcctaaccctagcccGGGGGTGTCTGTCACGGGGGCCACAATGCAGGAGGGGGCCCAGGTCAAGGTAAAgaaagaggagcaggaggagccagGCGATGAGGACCGTAAGGTCAAGCAGGAGCTGCAGGAGGACCGTAAGCCCGAGATGGGTGCCTCTGGACCGGGGCAACAGCAGCAGGCCTCAGTCATCCAGCAGCGCTCCAACATGTACATGCAGCCTCTCTACTACAACCAGTATGCCTACGTTCCCCCGTACGCCTACCACCCGGACCAGGCCTACCACAACCACCTGATGAACACCAACCCAGCCTACCGGCAGCAGTACGACGAGAGGCAGCGGCAGGCAGCAGCCGAGCAGCACCGCGCCGCCGAGAAGAAATCGGACGCTGCTGGAAAGGACAGGGATCGAGAGGGCTCCTCGGGGAAGGATCAGAGTGAGGAATGGAAGCAGAAGGCTTCGGTGCCCCCCACCCTCTCCAAGGCCCCCAGTCTCACAGATTTGGGCAAAGGAGGGCCACCCCAGGGCAAGCTGTCCAAAGATCCCTTGTCTTCTTTGGAGCAGGCCAAGTCATCGGTCATCATGCCCAAGGGTGAGGATGCCAAGGCGCCGGCCCAGCAGGCCGAGGGGCTGAAGATGAAGCTGAGCGAGGGAGGGCACCATGGGAAGAGGGAGGAGCTCAAGGCGGGCATGGAGTCGGGCAGGCCCTCGGCTATGGAGCAGGGCATGTGGTACAGACAGGTAACATGACGCAACTGTGTTTGAATCTGTTGATTTTGATTGGATGTTTAACGTAATGAGCCACCCATTCAAAATTAGCAGtatacattttgttgttgttgtgtatttTGGGAAATGTTAAagtggattttttttaaatgtgtaagACAACTGTTGAGATATTGTCTGTAATGAGATATATGTTGTGGTGATTTCAGGAGCCTGACTCGAGGCTGTGGCCTTACGTTTACCCCAGCAAGTACCCTGAGGCCCAGAAACCACAGGATGAGGAGCGGTGGAAAGAGGAACGCGACAGGGAACGGGAAAGAGACCGAGATCGAGCAGAccgagagagggacagggaccgAGACAACCGAGACAGGGAACGGGACCGAGACAGGGACCGAAAGGGCAAGGAGGGCAGGGATGAGAGGGCTCGGTCCAAAGACGCCACCCCCAAGGAGGAGAGCAAAGAGGGGACTGAGCCCCGGTCGTCGTTGGCGGCCTCTGAGGAGCACCGGGGGATGGTGAAGGACCCGAGGGCCACTGCTGCCCACATGCAGTTCTCCTCTCCCCTGGCCCAGCACCAGGGCTACATTCCCTACATGCACGGAGCCTACGGCTACGGCCAGGGCTATGACCCCAGCCACCCGGGCTACCGCGGGATGCCCTCGGTCATGATGCAGAACTACCCTGGTAAGAGTTAATGCCTTGGGATACATACACCTCTTCCAATGGAATAGTATTTTCAGTCTGTACTATGATATGTACAAAAATGACTTGGTGTATTAATTCCTGACATTTCCTGCTTTGATTGTAAATGGAAACGCGGAATCGACTCATGTCATGGTGTCTAACCACCTCTGTCACCCCCAGGTTCctacttctccttctctccctacgGCAGTAAAATGGGGCCAGGCGAAGAGGGCGGTGAGAAGGCATCGCGCGCCAGCCCCACGGTCAGTGGCAAGTCCGCCTCAGAGGCCAAAGCTCTGGACATCCTTCACCAACATGCCAGCCAGTACAAGAGCAAGTCGCCGACAGTCAGCGACAAGACCCCCTTGCACGAACGGGAGCGCGCAGCTTCCGAACGAGACCGAGACATAGACCGACCGCGCTCCTCGCCCTCGCAGCGCATCCTGCCTTCCCATCACCACCTGGGCTACCCGCTTCTCTCGGGGCAGTACGACCTGTCCTATGCCACAGGTGAGTGACGGATGGACGCCCACAAACGGGCTCAAGCACacggaacacatctctctctctgcctttggcGTTCAATTAGCTAACTGCTCAAATGGAGCGCTTTTCTATGGTTATCACATCACTGTTAAATTATATAACTTTGCAAGGCCCTTTTCTCCCACCTAAGGTACTATAGAATAGGTACAGTAATAACATGCAATCCATGAGTAGCCAAACTTGGTGTAGGAGTGTATTGACAAAAGTTTGAGTCATTATTAGTATATGGAGGCGTATCTAACGTTGGGCTCTTCCTTCACAGGTCTCTCCTCATCAGCCATTGTTGCCAGTCAGCAAGCCTCCGCCCCCTCCATGTACCCCCCTACACGGAGGTGAGAATGGTAAGCAAGAACCAGTTCCCCTTCACAGCTCCTGAGGACAAAAAAtgctgcatacacacacacacacttcttcctGGTGTTTAAACATTTTTCTGAAGCTAGTACCTTAGTCAAAGCTGCTACTGACTACTAGAAGGATTTCCAGTTGTTTGATGACAAACATACATTGCATTCTATGGTGCCCTCTGCTGGACACAATATGAACGAACATCAACTACATTTTATTCCAAGCGTCATTCGAGAAAACAGAATGTGTGATTCTCTGTAGGGCGTTACACTACAATATAGGCTTGATTAAGTAATGCTAAATACAGGCCAATCATCTTGTTGAATGTGGATTTTAAAATCCTTGCCGTTGCTGTTTGTATAACTCTCCCTGTGTCTTTTTTTTCCCCACACAGGGAGACCTGATTGGCTGACCTCAACCTTGCCTGGAGCCATGTGACTGGATCACATAAGGAAGCGTGCTGCGGCGCTCGTTTTTTAAACATCAGTTCAATGGTGTTTGTTGTACTTTTAGTTGATTTTGCCTGGTTGTTCCGGCTGATCTGGTTCCTCCTCCCTCAGCTTCATTGAAGGCCACCCCCACAGCAAGGCTTCCTGTGGCTTGGTTGAGGGCTCACCGAGCCCACCTCCTCTGGTACCGCAcggccaaccaaccaaccagccagccagtccattGACTCCTTTGCACTGCTGAGACATTCACAGGAAGGACTAAAAGGCCCGGAATAAGGCCTGATGAGACTGGCACGTTCTGATGGGGTGAGGCCCATCGACGGCCATTTTGGAACTAGAGAGTGCAAAAGGGAGAGGAGGTTGATCAGAAACAAACAGGATTAAGTTTGAAATCACTACATGGAAATATGGACTTAATGGATTGTTCACGGATCCTGGGCCTTAAGCGCAGTAGAGTTGCAGCTTAACTTGAGGAAGTGGGTTGTTTCGTCCACCCATCAACCTACCCACTGACCCTGAGGACATCTTGAGACCTTCATTGCAATGGACCCATTTCTTTTTCGGTTGTGTCTTTTATTGGGGGGGTGtccccatccctctccaccactctgggCTTTCTATGCAAGCCGAAGCTGCTCATCTCCATACACTGACAGAAAcagtcctcctctctgtctgttcagttTCAGGGGGAGGAACTTTCAAGTTcacaatgtttttgtttttttgtgaaaAGTCATCATCCGCCTACTTGAGTTTGTTCAGAGCGTAAACGATATCCgtgttcgttttttttttttttgctttttttttttgtatgagGCTTTTGTGCGGCGTTCGTTCCACGTCTTGGCTTGACTACCTTGTTTCCATCTCACTCTGACCCAGTAAGGAAACTCCCTTGGCTGTTTGCCACTGCTTCGAACACTACTGGCCTCTCTCAGTGGCGTCGGAGGCGGCAGCTGTGTCGCGGTTTTCCTTTTCCAAAGGGTCATCCAGTTTACAAAGCAGCACCAATGCATCCGCTACGGCTACAGCTCCCAGCTGCTCAGCGAGGGCCCAGCcttagagggagaggacataTCTGTGCCAGAAGGTATTTTGGCTCCGAGAGAGAAGAGGAacggagggggaggagaggagtacagATGCACCATTCAGGGGCTCTCCAAGCTCTGTGACCcggaaagggaaggagaaagatGCACTGATCAGAAAGGCCGTCTGGATTCTTCAGATGCGGCCTCTGGTTCTATAGAACCATCTATCCAAGCCATCCATCCTCACTGGACACTGCAGAggctggaagaggagagagggtccATAGAGCCA
This window harbors:
- the znf609a gene encoding zinc finger protein 609a isoform X1 gives rise to the protein MSLSSGTAGGKGVDSNAVDTYDSGDEWDIGVGNLIIDLDADLEKDKLEMSGTKDGGGMAAPPNAVAALPDNIKFVSPVPAAQGKESKPKSKRSKNSKESAKASVTDGAKKDAQVRTQGEVMGSGIGTGPTTNTNSGKGAEKSSKASRNVPSGKKDKEVGSGKSKKEKSEVVATGVANTEKEIGAPNLPLGGPRSVPFDGTQNTDLAVAEPLGNIALDSTGIAVPPLAIKSDPEEMDNSECRNLKKVKSEKMESLVSTPSPPPLHLLAPVGNRNESIASPCEQIMVRTRSVASNTTDVALATDPECLGPCEPGTSVNLEGIVWQETEDGMLVVNVTWRNKTYVGTLLDCTRHDWAPPRFCESPTSDLEMRNGRGRGKRMRPNGNTPVNENSNSSDNKGSGTSKTRAANNSSKSRRGSQTSSERRTPPNSNTEDVKASSSSANKRKNKPASDMEPNSSSEDTKGSKRMRTNSNSGPRGVPHTVLPSIPTIKAEPLPPPQLDRNCPSPVLIDCPHPNCNKKYKHINGLKYHQARAHNDDDMKLDMDGDSEYGEDSTLHPDPGSCNGASISQKGCLSPARSVTPKGRGFEAQTPSPSSGKFGSKQSKKKPCEADPEAVGMAIDGCEDGPCLTDEASNDGMDDKKDRAKKTGSGSKVDKLAQKGMKSARPIATAIPPQQLYSLQTAGGFPAASPGSTPALGSVVQSIPKSPQLKAIQPKPSAPGDPSSVNPALSGSKDKKKKDKKKKEAGKEGDSPKGLGKGGKPEEGKSPYSESSDPGSKGDGLLNGSSDPHQSRLASIKAEADKIYSFTDNAPSPSIGVASRIEAGGMAQPLTPLHVVTQNGADNSSVKTNSPAYSDISDAGEDGEGRVEGAKGIKSEEQAIRESAKKALFPAQTPSKESPYYPGYETYYSPNYANPNPSPGVSVTGATMQEGAQVKVKKEEQEEPGDEDRKVKQELQEDRKPEMGASGPGQQQQASVIQQRSNMYMQPLYYNQYAYVPPYAYHPDQAYHNHLMNTNPAYRQQYDERQRQAAAEQHRAAEKKSDAAGKDRDREGSSGKDQSEEWKQKASVPPTLSKAPSLTDLGKGGPPQGKLSKDPLSSLEQAKSSVIMPKGEDAKAPAQQAEGLKMKLSEGGHHGKREELKAGMESGRPSAMEQGMWYRQEPDSRLWPYVYPSKYPEAQKPQDEERWKEERDRERERDRDRADRERDRDRDNRDRERDRDRDRKGKEGRDERARSKDATPKEESKEGTEPRSSLAASEEHRGMVKDPRATAAHMQFSSPLAQHQGYIPYMHGAYGYGQGYDPSHPGYRGMPSVMMQNYPGSYFSFSPYGSKMGPGEEGGEKASRASPTVSGKSASEAKALDILHQHASQYKSKSPTVSDKTPLHERERAASERDRDIDRPRSSPSQRILPSHHHLGYPLLSGQYDLSYATGLSSSAIVASQQASAPSMYPPTRR
- the znf609a gene encoding zinc finger protein 609a isoform X2; the protein is MESLVSTPSPPPLHLLAPVGNRNESIASPCEQIMVRTRSVASNTTDVALATDPECLGPCEPGTSVNLEGIVWQETEDGMLVVNVTWRNKTYVGTLLDCTRHDWAPPRFCESPTSDLEMRNGRGRGKRMRPNGNTPVNENSNSSDNKGSGTSKTRAANNSSKSRRGSQTSSERRTPPNSNTEDVKASSSSANKRKNKPASDMEPNSSSEDTKGSKRMRTNSNSGPRGVPHTVLPSIPTIKAEPLPPPQLDRNCPSPVLIDCPHPNCNKKYKHINGLKYHQARAHNDDDMKLDMDGDSEYGEDSTLHPDPGSCNGASISQKGCLSPARSVTPKGRGFEAQTPSPSSGKFGSKQSKKKPCEADPEAVGMAIDGCEDGPCLTDEASNDGMDDKKDRAKKTGSGSKVDKLAQKGMKSARPIATAIPPQQLYSLQTAGGFPAASPGSTPALGSVVQSIPKSPQLKAIQPKPSAPGDPSSVNPALSGSKDKKKKDKKKKEAGKEGDSPKGLGKGGKPEEGKSPYSESSDPGSKGDGLLNGSSDPHQSRLASIKAEADKIYSFTDNAPSPSIGVASRIEAGGMAQPLTPLHVVTQNGADNSSVKTNSPAYSDISDAGEDGEGRVEGAKGIKSEEQAIRESAKKALFPAQTPSKESPYYPGYETYYSPNYANPNPSPGVSVTGATMQEGAQVKVKKEEQEEPGDEDRKVKQELQEDRKPEMGASGPGQQQQASVIQQRSNMYMQPLYYNQYAYVPPYAYHPDQAYHNHLMNTNPAYRQQYDERQRQAAAEQHRAAEKKSDAAGKDRDREGSSGKDQSEEWKQKASVPPTLSKAPSLTDLGKGGPPQGKLSKDPLSSLEQAKSSVIMPKGEDAKAPAQQAEGLKMKLSEGGHHGKREELKAGMESGRPSAMEQGMWYRQEPDSRLWPYVYPSKYPEAQKPQDEERWKEERDRERERDRDRADRERDRDRDNRDRERDRDRDRKGKEGRDERARSKDATPKEESKEGTEPRSSLAASEEHRGMVKDPRATAAHMQFSSPLAQHQGYIPYMHGAYGYGQGYDPSHPGYRGMPSVMMQNYPGSYFSFSPYGSKMGPGEEGGEKASRASPTVSGKSASEAKALDILHQHASQYKSKSPTVSDKTPLHERERAASERDRDIDRPRSSPSQRILPSHHHLGYPLLSGQYDLSYATGLSSSAIVASQQASAPSMYPPTRR